The Enterococcus sp. 7F3_DIV0205 genome has a window encoding:
- a CDS encoding DUF916 and DUF3324 domain-containing protein: MKKKHLLYLVVTVILAVLMPIKTSAQDNSSGNATGFTYETIKPDNQKSQDVGYFDLKMTPGQQQNVKIKIKNLASEEIEVSVKLNGTKTNANGVIEYGPTTIKKDKSLKYDFENIVKAPETVKIPANGEQDVDIEITMPEASFDGVISGGIQLQKIEKDEKSKPKKTGVINKYAYVIGMILSETDKEVQANLELNKVYAELNNFRNTFFINFSNIEPAYLENMSTQVQIMKDGSDEVLYETKRSGMRMAPNSLIDFPVSMEGDRMVPGDYRAKILVTSGDKKWEWDEKFKVTDEEADKFNNQDAGLEDVQTFNWQLIAGIVGGVLVLAIIVFLVIRTINKKKQAKKKQARKKRPKK, encoded by the coding sequence ATGAAGAAAAAGCATCTATTATATTTAGTAGTTACAGTAATTTTAGCTGTGCTTATGCCTATAAAGACATCTGCACAAGACAACAGTAGCGGTAACGCAACTGGATTTACATATGAAACAATCAAGCCGGATAACCAAAAAAGTCAAGATGTCGGCTATTTTGATTTAAAGATGACTCCTGGACAACAACAAAACGTTAAAATCAAAATCAAAAATCTAGCTTCAGAAGAAATAGAAGTTTCAGTCAAACTGAACGGGACAAAAACAAATGCTAATGGAGTTATTGAATATGGGCCAACCACGATCAAGAAAGATAAATCATTAAAATATGATTTTGAGAATATCGTTAAAGCACCAGAAACAGTTAAAATACCTGCAAACGGTGAACAGGATGTCGACATAGAAATAACAATGCCCGAAGCATCATTTGATGGTGTGATCTCAGGTGGGATCCAACTTCAAAAAATCGAAAAAGATGAAAAATCAAAACCAAAGAAAACAGGTGTTATCAACAAATACGCTTATGTTATTGGGATGATTCTTTCAGAAACTGACAAAGAAGTTCAAGCTAATCTTGAGTTAAATAAAGTATATGCAGAATTGAATAATTTTAGAAATACATTTTTTATCAACTTCTCAAATATCGAACCAGCTTATCTCGAAAATATGTCTACACAAGTTCAGATCATGAAAGACGGCAGTGATGAAGTTCTATATGAAACAAAACGTTCTGGCATGAGAATGGCGCCAAATTCATTGATTGATTTTCCAGTTAGTATGGAAGGTGACCGAATGGTTCCGGGAGATTACCGAGCTAAAATTTTAGTAACCTCTGGTGACAAGAAATGGGAATGGGATGAAAAGTTTAAGGTTACCGATGAAGAAGCAGATAAATTCAATAATCAAGATGCTGGTTTAGAAGATGTTCAAACATTCAACTGGCAATTGATTGCAGGAATCGTGGGTGGTGTACTTGTATTAGCGATCATCGTTTTTCTTGTAATTAGAACAATCAATAAGAAAAAGCAAGCGAAGAAAAAGCAAGCAAGAAAAAAGAGACCTAAGAAATAG
- a CDS encoding WxL domain-containing protein, with protein sequence MRKLKQNIKFLVMPVAVISALALNSANAFAESESLSGPGKIKFSGEYPQEIVDPEKPGEIVDPGETPQLKGDLRIDFVPKLDFYQNKISDKDEIYYGNAQNFFGATKPRGNFVQVTDLRQKPTGWTLQLRQEMQFTNKDTEHSEIKGAMLSLDKSWVSSTKDLSNAPQLSKEIINIDNVGASYNLAQANAGQGGGTWTISFGASVENQNNQKNTLEPRLDKNGQAVLDPVFDNKPIYLNKAVSLSIPGTTIVDPVPYTTVLTWVLAELP encoded by the coding sequence ATGAGAAAATTAAAACAGAACATCAAATTTCTCGTTATGCCTGTTGCCGTGATTTCTGCATTAGCTCTGAATAGCGCTAATGCATTCGCAGAATCAGAATCATTGAGCGGGCCTGGAAAAATCAAATTTTCAGGCGAATACCCGCAAGAGATTGTTGATCCAGAAAAACCTGGAGAAATAGTTGATCCTGGAGAAACGCCCCAATTAAAGGGAGATTTAAGAATCGACTTTGTTCCAAAACTGGATTTTTACCAGAATAAAATTTCTGATAAAGACGAAATTTATTACGGAAATGCACAAAATTTCTTTGGTGCGACTAAACCTAGAGGGAATTTTGTACAAGTGACTGACTTGAGACAAAAACCGACAGGCTGGACCTTACAGTTGCGTCAAGAGATGCAATTTACAAACAAAGATACTGAACACAGTGAGATAAAAGGAGCCATGTTATCGCTAGATAAATCTTGGGTAAGTTCAACAAAAGATCTTAGCAATGCTCCTCAACTATCAAAAGAAATCATCAATATAGACAACGTTGGCGCTTCTTATAACTTAGCGCAAGCTAATGCTGGTCAAGGCGGGGGCACATGGACGATTTCTTTTGGGGCATCTGTAGAAAATCAGAACAACCAAAAGAATACGTTGGAACCAAGGCTTGATAAAAATGGGCAAGCAGTTCTTGATCCAGTATTTGATAACAAACCCATCTATTTGAATAAAGCTGTTTCACTATCGATACCAGGAACAACTATTGTTGATCCGGTACCTTATACTACGGTGTTAACTTGGGTATTAGCCGAGTTGCCATAA
- a CDS encoding LPXTG cell wall anchor domain-containing protein, with protein sequence MKKIISFLILSFAFVLTLAISNPLNAAANNGGEVQTSGVISFYEESSSTEPSSTTEPSSSTQPSTSSEATIKPVGRYPSTGEMVKTSLVFSGAALIIIGLLLFFWKRKKEKEGRDNT encoded by the coding sequence ATGAAAAAAATAATCAGCTTTTTAATACTCTCCTTTGCTTTTGTATTAACGCTAGCAATCAGTAATCCATTGAATGCTGCGGCTAATAATGGAGGAGAGGTGCAGACCAGTGGTGTAATCAGCTTTTACGAAGAGAGTTCTTCAACAGAGCCGTCAAGTACTACTGAACCTTCATCAAGTACTCAGCCATCAACTAGTTCTGAAGCAACTATAAAACCAGTTGGGCGCTACCCAAGTACTGGTGAAATGGTAAAAACGAGTCTTGTATTCAGTGGGGCAGCCTTAATCATTATCGGCTTACTACTATTTTTCTGGAAGCGTAAGAAAGAGAAAGAAGGGCGGGATAATACATGA
- a CDS encoding WxL domain-containing protein: MKTKTLCSVALLTLLGVSLAAPAAANAEAKSLPTNGKIKFTEDNDPKDVVDPEDPEKPVVDPKEPIIVNPDRGSFSIDAVTELNFGEDKVKAFASNPEYFAAAIPVTTADGEVTRGNFVQFTDVRGVANHKYKVSAQLTKQFEANANTGTFLKSATIDYSNAAITSADPAAQWPATTVAGFQLAADAAGTGAGSSVVVLDNKDASKGIGTYTIEFGQYGDGTADTTAESVKLTVPNTNVLLADEYTAEITWTIAEVL, from the coding sequence ATGAAAACAAAAACATTATGTTCAGTAGCATTATTAACTTTATTAGGAGTAAGCCTAGCAGCACCAGCTGCAGCTAATGCTGAAGCAAAATCATTACCAACAAACGGTAAAATCAAATTTACAGAAGACAACGATCCTAAAGACGTTGTAGATCCAGAAGATCCAGAAAAACCAGTTGTAGATCCAAAAGAACCAATCATCGTTAACCCAGATCGTGGTTCATTCAGTATTGACGCTGTAACAGAATTAAACTTTGGTGAAGATAAAGTGAAAGCTTTTGCTTCTAACCCAGAATATTTTGCAGCAGCAATTCCAGTAACAACAGCGGATGGTGAGGTTACTCGTGGAAACTTCGTACAATTTACAGATGTACGTGGTGTTGCAAACCATAAATACAAAGTAAGCGCACAATTAACAAAACAATTTGAAGCAAATGCAAATACTGGAACATTCTTGAAATCAGCTACAATTGATTACTCAAATGCAGCAATCACATCTGCAGATCCAGCAGCTCAATGGCCAGCAACTACTGTTGCAGGATTCCAATTAGCAGCGGATGCAGCTGGAACAGGTGCTGGTTCATCAGTAGTTGTTTTAGATAACAAAGATGCTTCTAAAGGTATCGGAACATACACAATCGAGTTTGGTCAATACGGTGATGGAACTGCTGATACAACTGCAGAATCTGTTAAATTAACTGTACCAAACACAAACGTTCTATTGGCTGACGAATACACAGCTGAAATCACTTGGACAATCGCTGAAGTATTATAA